One Brassica napus cultivar Da-Ae chromosome C4, Da-Ae, whole genome shotgun sequence genomic region harbors:
- the LOC106394968 gene encoding E3 ubiquitin-protein ligase PUB22-like — protein MDQEIEIPSFFLCPISLDIMKDPVIVSTGITYDRNSIEKWLFTGKENSCPVTKQVITETDLTPNHTLRRLIQSWCSLNASHGIETIPTPKPPISKSEIERLIKDSSSSHKNQVKCLKRLRQIASENNTNKRCLEAAEVPEFLANIISNLVGTSSSLNDMSNMLENRFDSSRSLMDEALSLLYHLNASETARKSLLNNKKGTNLVKTLTKIMQRGIYESRAYATLLLKKILEVADPMQIILLERELFTEVVQILHDQISHKATKSAMQILMITCPWGRNRHKAVEAGAASMIIELLLDESFSSERRNVEMAMVVLDVLCQCAEGRAEFLNHGAAIAVVSKKILRVSQITSERAVRVLLSVGRFCATPCLLQEMLQLGVVAKLCLVLQASCGNKTKEKAKELLKLHARVWRESPCVPRNLYASYPA, from the coding sequence ATGGATCAAGAAATAGAGATTCCTTCTTTCTTTCTATGTCCGATCTCTCTAGATATCATGAAGGATCCGGTGATAGTTTCAACCGGAATAACCTACGACAGAAATAGCATCGAGAAATGGCTCTTCACTGGTAAGGAAAACTCATGTCCGGTCACCAAACAAGTCATAACCGAGACCGATCTCACACCAAACCACACTCTTCGTCGTCTGATCCAATCTTGGTGTAGTCTCAACGCATCCCACGGCATCGAGACAATCCCAACCCCAAAACCTCCAATCTCTAAATCCGAGATCGAAAGACTCATCAAAGATTCTTCATCTTCACATAAAAACCAAGTTAAATGCCTCAAAAGACTTCGTCAAATAGCATCGGAGAATAATACGAACAAGAGATGCTTAGAAGCCGCAGAAGTTCCAGAGTTCTTGGCAAATATCATCAGCAACTTAGTAGGTACTTCATCGAGTCTCAATGATATGTCAAACATGTTGGAGAATAGGTTTGATTCTTCAAGAAGCTTAATGGATGAAGCTTTAAGTTTACTCTATCATCTCAACGCATCAGAGACAGCCCGCAAGAGTCTTTTAAACAACAAGAAGGGAACAAATCTTGTGAAAACGTTGACTAAGATTATGCAACGTGGGATCTACGAGTCAAGAGCCTATGCAACTTTGCTTCTCAAGAAGATTCTCGAAGTTGCGGATCCAATGCAAATCATATTGTTGGAACGTGAGCTTTTCACTGAGGTGGTTCAGATCTTGCATGACCAGATCTCTCACAAGGCAACGAAGTCAGCAATGCAGATCTTGATGATTACATGTCCATGGGGAAGGAATAGACATAAAGCTGTGGAAGCTGGAGCGGCCTCCATGATAATCGAGCTTCTTCTGGATGAAAGTTTCTCATCAGAGAGAAGGAATGTAGAGATGGCGATGGTGGTTCTTGATGTGTTATGTCAGTGTGCAGAAGGAAGAGCTGAGTTCTTGAATCATGGTGCGGCTATTGCGGTCGTGTCTAAGAAGATATTGAGGGTCTCTCAGATAACTAGCGAAAGGGCGGTTAGGGTTTTGCTTTCTGTTGGGAGGTTTTGTGCGACGCCATGTTTGTTACAAGAGATGTTGCAACTGGGAGTTGTAGCGAAGCTGTGTCTGGTGCTTCAAGCGAGTTGCGGAAACAAGACTAAAGAAAAGGCAAAGGAGTTACTTAAGCTTCACGCTAGGGTTTGGAGGGAATCACCTTGTGTCCCAAGAAATTTATATGCTTCGTATCCTGCTTGA